The DNA sequence ACGATTCCTTCCTTCACCATAAAGTGACATTTTTTCTAATTGAGTACAAGATTGGTGTATTCACATTGCTCCAAAACCTTACCCAAGTTATAAAGACAATTATCAAAAGAATCCCCAAATACTGAGAAATCATCCATGAATACCTCTAGAAAGTCACCAACCATGTCTGAGAAAATAGCCATCAAAGATCTTTGAAAAGTTGGAGGGGCATTACATAGCCCGAATGACACCCTTCTGAAGGCAAAAGTACCATAAGGACAAGTGAAAGTAGTCTTGTGTTGATCTTCGGGAGCAACTgttatctgattatagccagagtACCCATCAAGAAAACAGTAGTACTCTCGTCCAGCTAGTCTATCCAACATCTGATCAACAAAGAGTAATGGAAAGTGATCTTTTCTAGTGGCTTTGTTCAGCTTCCGATAATCAATGCAAATTCTCCAACCGGTGACTGTTCTCGTAGGGAttaattcattattttcattttttatctcCGTGATTCCACCCTTCTTAGGCACACACTGAACTAGGCTCACCCATGCACTATCCGAGATCGGATAAATAATTCCAGCATCTAACCACTTAATTACATCTTTCTTCACCACTTCCTTCATAATAGGATTCAATTAGCGCTGACCTTCAATTGAACCTTTGGCACCATCTTCTAACAAGATTTTATGCATGCAAATAGAAGGGCTAATACCTTTGATATCTGCAATACTCCACCCAATAGCTTTCTTGTGATTCTTCAGAAGCTCTACCAATTTCTCTTCTTGGGCAATAGATAATTCAGCAGAGATAATAATAGACAAAGTGGAAGAAGGTCCCAAATAAGCATATTTCATAAGGAAGAGCCTTTAGTTCTAACTCTGGTGGTTCATCAATTGATGGCTTAGGAGTCTTGAACTCCCTTGACGACAGATCCAATGACTCAAAGCGTCCCCTAGTTCTTGTAACTTGTGAATTTGCATCCAACCAAGCTAAGAGTTCAACATTATCATATCCCTCTTGAGAAGCATCTAATATTAATTGCTCCAAAGGATCGTGAGAAAAATTAGAGTCTAATTTATCAGAAATTAGCTCATCAAATAAAGTGATAGCTGAGCAATCTTCTACATCATCagaatattttattgttttaaagaaattaaaagTCACCTTTTCATCTTGAACCCTCATAGTTAGCTCATCGTTTTGCACCTCGATGAGAGTTCTTCCTGTAGCAATAAATGGtcttcccaagataatgggaaCCTCTCGATCAGCCTCATTATCCAACACGATGAAATCAGCAGGAAATATGAACTTGTCTACCTTGACCAAAACATCTTCAATCTTTTCCTCTGGATGAGCAAGAGATCTATCAGCTAGTTGAAGAGCGACAGTAGTAGGCCGAACTTCTCCAATCCCCAATTTTTTGAACACCGACATAGGCATCAAGTTTATGCTAGCCCCCAAATCACATAATGCCATTCCACAATAAGAGTCACCAATAGTGCAAGGAATAGTGAAACTCCCTGGATCTTTCATTTTTGTAGGTAATTTATGTTGCAAGAATGAGCTACACTCCTTTGTTAGAGCTATAGTTTCAAACTCCCCCAACCTTCTCTTCTTCGTAAGAATGTCCTTCATGAATTTCACATAGTTGGGCATCTGCTCAAGAGCTTCTACAAGAGGAATATTGATGTGGAGCTGTTTCAAAAcatcaagaaatttcttgaacTAAACATCCTGTTTTTGCTTTTGAAATCGTTGGAGAAATGGAGGTTGTGGAAATGGAGGTTTCTCTGAAGAAGACTTTGGTGGAGATACCTTGTCATTCTCGTTTTCTTTGTTGTCAGAAATTTTCTCATTTCCACTAGGTTCAACAGAATCATCATGTTTGGCATCAATAACAGTGTTCCCCAAAACTTTTCCGCTTTTGAATGTCATGGCTTTACAATGCTCATTCCCAACACCAATAGGCTTTTCGGTATCGCTAGGGAGAGTGCCACGTGGTCGATTCCTTAGTTCATTAGCTAGTTGCCCAACTTGATTCTCCAAGTTTCTTAAGGATGCCGCTTGACTTTGGACCAGAGCTTCAGTCTGAGATCtactagcttcattcttgatgatGTACTCCTTCAACATATTTTCAAGTGACTTAGACTGAGGTGCTTGTTAAGAAAATCCGGGTGGATAATTGGACTTTACGTTGCCATTTGAAGTTCCAGAATTTGCCCCTTGATTGCTCCAAGAAAAATTAGGATGTTGCCTCCATGACTGATTGTAAGTATTCGAGTAAGGGCCACCCTTGTTTTGATTTCCCATGTAAAAGACAGATTCTGGATTTGAAGGACAACTATCGTAAGTATGAGCCTCACCGCAAAATACACAAGAAATATTCTTGGTTTGATTAATCTGTGAACTGAGGCATTACTCCTTAGATTGATTACTGCCCATGCTCAGATCCTTGAGCATATGCTCCATAGATGCTAGTTGAGCCTTCATCGAAGTTATAGAGTCCACATCATAGATTCCAGCTACCTTTTTCCCTGTTTGAGCTCAAGAAGATGACCACTTATAGTTGTTGGTAGCAATTGTTTCAAGAATTTTTCATAAGCCTGATTATAGGACTTAGAGAGAAGAGCCCCATTTGATGATGCATCCACCACCATCTTTGTTTGAGCATTGAGACCATTATAAAAAGTCTCCATCTGAATGCAATGAAGAATACCATAATGAGGACATTTCCTGAGTAATTCTTTAAATCTCTCCCATGCATCATACAAAGATTCATCATTCTGCTTTTGAAAAGAATTGATCTCATTCCGGAGCTTTGCATTCATATTGGGAGGAAAATACTTGCTCAAGAACTTTTCTGTCAAATCATTCCATTTGTGACTGATCCTGCCGGTAAAGAATTTAGCCAGGTTCTAGCTCTGTCTCGCACagaataaaagaataatttcaAGCGCAAGGCATCTTCAGTTACtccttgaaatttgaaagaatcaCTGATCTCCATGAATAGACGAagatgaaggtgaggatcctcgGTAGGCATCCCACTGAATTGTCCAATAGTCTGAAGCATTTGGAACATGACCGGCTTCAACTCATCATTAGCTGCTCACACCAATACTTCATTATTGTTAGCCTAGTTATTAGTtataactagcttataacccgtgcaatacACGGCcgttaacatatttgttattttatcgtatatagtttaaatttaattaattttattttaaaaataaaatcatgatagaataatgtggttaaataaatattttatttaccagttgataaattttttatagtTAAGTCCatcaaatggctaattaaaaattatatcgaacatatatattttaatgagaatgttaaaatatattttctacatgttataatttataagaagaCCTGTAAACTCAAATATAACTAATCAATCAACCTTTTAAAACTtggttattaataattaataatatggtataaaaatatttataggttaaagagacgcatgaaaccaaatatcaacctaaatttaatattttggtttaatagataataaaaacctatactataacatgttataaattcaagagctcTGTAGGTCGAATACTAACCGGttcaccaaactcaactaaccgatagtatattataaatttgtaatatttcttttaatgtgagatcattatagcattttaaaataattttatatatgtattttggttgaataatatcacatgttattttagtaattaaatataatgatattatattttatatatatgtcgccCATGTTAATTTTAAAAGCtcgatttttttagttagaaaatctaaaaaggaTAATGGTTTTGGGTTAAAAAGGCAATTACTATGTCGCTCGACGTTATTTTTGAAGAttttagttattaaaaataattggttatatagacaTCCCCGTACtccggcccaagtaccgaccgcccgactaatataataatattatatttttataaatatgtcgcTCGTGTCCGTATTAATAGTAAAAGATCAAAATTATATAGGAGGAAGATCCTAAGGAAACtcagcttatcaagaaaaccgagaaaccctcttaatcaccgttgattttataatcataatataaattatgatttatcaaaaaatcaatcaaatctaattcataagggatattatatatatatatatatatatatatataggcaagtgctcaaatgagaacccacCTTATTGTGAGAACTGAGAACCAATCACAGCCACTTCTTTTTTATATCTAAATTTAATCTTAACCACACGATTTATAATACAGTTTATTTTAATCCCCCATTTTTCTCACCCGACTGCCTTCGTTCTCTCCACCCATCCCCACCGTAGCTACCCTAACACCTCCACCGCCGCCCCAACCGCCGCCGTCGGCTTAGCTTCCCCCCTTTCTCTCTCTAATATACATACGACATATACATACCCACATAAAGTTATCACCCATCTTCGTCATCCACATACCTCTATCTCTCACCTCCATCGCCCATTCGTTGCCCAACCCCATCGCCGGTCGTCTATTTTGTAGCTTCTATTCGTCGATGTTTCACGATTTTCCAGCAAATTCTATAGATTCAGCTTCAGTAAAGTTAGTACCATTTTTATCGACTGATGGATCTGCTTTAGCTTCAGGAATCTCATTTCCGGCTTCTTCCCctaattattttttgtaaatttggtattttctcaatttttattGATATACGTTCATTTTCAGGTGATTTTGGGTTGTAGTTGATGATTTGTTAGATATTGCGGATCTGTAGACGGTGGTGTTGGAGGTGATGTGGTGGTTTTGTTTAATTGTAGTGTTTTATAACTAaatttggtgatttttggtACGATGCTGGTGATCGGAGCTGATGAATGGGGTTGGTGGCCGGATTCGTGGGCAGATACAATTCTGGATGTGATGAATTTGATAGTTGAGTTCTGGTGATTCATACTTAAATATAGTGATTTTTGTTATTATGTTTGTGGTCGGGGTTAATGGACGTTTGGTAGCTGGGAAGAAATAGTGGCAGGTTGTGGTGATTTTCGGTTGTCGATAGTGATTTTTCGGTTGCCGGCAGTGATTTCTCGTTTTCTGGTggtgattttttatttgatagtGGTGATTTTCAGGTGATTGCCGAAGATGGTGGTGGCCGgagaaggtggtggtggtgggtttagaaagaagatgaagaaggaggTGAATTTTTCATAATTCCTTGAAGTTTGCCACAGTGTTCAAGGAATTTTTATTAAGTTCTTTGTGtatacttttaagtgctttgtgcaTATTTTATACTTATGTGTATTTTTATACTTCTAAGTGATTTTTTGTGTATACTTAAGTGCTTTTTGTATACTAGTACGTGCTTTGTGCATTTAATAAAGGCTTTAATTCAACATAACAACAGAATAAATGCTTTGTGTACTTATTTAGGGCTTTGTGTGTTTTCGGTGGCATTTGCCTTTCGGAGGTGGTGAATCAGAGAACAATATCAATATCTTAAGGCATAATCCTGTTGAATCAAATGAGTTTGGTGAGCTCTGTGAGGTTAAACCTAGTGACTTTAGGCCGCTCGAAGATTTTGATGTTACCATTTCCTTTTCTAACATCACACAGGTATGTTCATTTCATTCTCATTTGATATGTCGatgtttataaatgtatttatttggGTGATCTTGATTAATGTGTTGGTTAAGGTAGGCATGTCAACTATCTTCTTCGATTCCAAGGCAATTAAGATCTTTGTGGTGACGAATGGAGCTGGGCAACTTGAAATGGCATGTCCGCACTTGGCACAGGAGCAGGGCCAAGGACAACAAGGCCGGTGTGGATTTCAGGAGGGCCAAGGACAACAAGGCCACGGAGGCTCACAGGAGCAGGAGAAAGAAACAAGGCCGTGATGGGAGTGATGAAGATTAAGTTGAAATACTTTATtacttttctcaattttttaaatgaaGACTCTGTAATATCATTTAGGAAATTATAGCATGATTTTCTAAGACTCTGtaaagacaatatttgatgatAATGTCAAGATTTAGTCATTGTTTTTAGTCCAGCAGTTTTTTTATCTTAATAATTTCTGTACAATTTTTAGTGGTTTGTAGTATAGggctttgattttgtttttaatactGGTGTTTCAAAGTTGTCATCATCACTGAATGTTGGAATATTCCTCATCGTTTGAGTAACGTTTTCATGACCATCATCTTCGATATTGCATGGAGCGGAAGATGATGTTGTTGGAAAGTTTTTTCTCTTTAATCTTTTTCTTTGCCTTCTACTGGATCCTGATAcaagaaaatatatcatttaaaatcacGCACATGTAGCACATAACAACAGATTAGATTCCttgtgtatttaatatttatttattaagtgcTTTTTGTATACTTCTCAGTGTACATAGCAAGTAGTAAAGGTAGCACATAGCAAGTAGTGAAGGTACGTATAGCAGCAatcatttatttgttaaataagaCAGACATCAATTTTAGAGAAATTTATAGTGAGAAGTTACTGGAGACCAATATCAATATCAGTAAAGGTCAAGGATATGAAATCACATGTGAAATAGGTAGAAAACATAGAAAAAGACAGATATAACAAGTAACAATCAGTTGTGGCATTCAAAACTGATGCTACTGTACTTGAGGTATTTTGAGTGAAAACAAGACACGTGATGAATAAAAAAACTTTCAATACTTAACAGTGAGGACAAATAGACCAACAGGAAATAAGCATGAAAATTATGAGTCTATGAGTGCAACTATGACCATAGTGGCTTTacagaaataaaaatttcatagcCAGTTAGTGTCTTCTACGGCAGAGTTATTCTGACATTCCAAAGGAAATGTATCGAAAGCAAACATTTATACCTATGATGCTCTTGAAAAAACCAATAGAGATGCCAAAATGGGGTTTATAACTAAGCATAATGCACATTTTCAAGGATATAGAAGCTAAACTCATTACCATACTTGAAAGAAAAAATCTGTGTTAAAAAGAAGGCACATGATCAGGAAACACTTTTTTCAACAAAAATTATCACCATACTTGAAAGTATCCGTGTTAAAAAGTGCTTTGTGTATaattttaagtgctttgtgtatactttataaattagtgtattttttttatacctCTAAGTGTTTTTTGTGTATACTTAAGTGCTTTGTGTATGCTAATAAGTGCTTTGTGCATATCAGTGTAACtatgataatataaatttattaagtgCTTTGTGTATAATTTTAACGGCTTTGTGCATACTTGTGGAAAtcactttcttctttttaaatGGGAATATATCAGAAAAATCTCTGTATAGCAGTGTCATTCTAGCTGTTTCAGCTATATCATTTACTTCCTTTCTAATTGACCTAATATGCCAAAGCAATATTTCATCCAGATTGGAATTTGCGGTACAACATTCTGGCAAAATAAGGGGGTGCTTGCCTCAGAATCTAAAGGCCAGAGTACCAATTTTAAATGTACTAATTAAGAGCCATCTTCAGATCATGTATATTATTCGTGCTATTAAACACACTAGTTTAAATTACACCTAGACATCACAACTAAAACACCTAAAACACTAAGTAAGATCAAATAAAGcacataaaacaaaaatagatcattaaaaattttgacaaacaCATGAAGCAAATAAACATATCGCTGCCTATTACAAAACCTTTGAGCACTAAACTACAAATACATAATTAGTGCTCTGCACATCTTAAACCGATTAAATCATAAACAAAACCCTAAGCAAAGTTTTTAATTAAACACGTATTCAAGTTTCTTCCAATAcagttaaaactaaaaattaatacaaactTATTAATTTTGCAAGTGATTTAGTGATAAGCACTACACAAAAACTAACTAAAAACACATGCATACTATATATACGACTCACATACCGTTTTTAGTGCTCGAGATATGTTTTGTTCATCTAAGCACgaaatttgcaaaaaaaaacaaagcgtCTAACCATCAGTGATTCGTAATGATGCATCTATTTACATAACTACTCAAATTTGAAGTGAATCGTTTAGAATAGTGAAAGGAACAATGTCTACGAACACTTGCAAGAACAAACTGAGCAACGCTAAGCAGCGATGAGCAGCAAAACACGCAGATTGAGCACCGTTGTTGAGAGTTTGTTGTAATTTGGGGGTGATTTGCGAGTAACAGCTTGAGTGGGTAATGGTTTGTTGgacttgattttattttttaaaaccgaTGTTTAAAATGTTATGTTAATGGGCCTAATTTTGTTCCTAATTTTAAGCCCAGTATCTAGTTCTCACCATTTAAAGTTCTCACTAGAGtagccctatatatatatatatatatatatatatatatatatatatatatatatatatatatatatataaaagaaagttctatggagactatATTCTTTGGAGGCTTTAGAGATTTAATCACAACCATCCATTTCTTACACATCCAAAGGCTGCAGATATTTGTCATGCACATCCcttttctctccctatcctgtCATGTacttctaaatcggtgaacAAGAAGCACTACTTCTAAATCCTGCAGAAcataaaatcataatttcataatataggtgttcaatcaccgaaatcctaaaaaataaaaataataattgcatacaaaacaaagatgtagttggacattgctatgattggcactgaacttattgtcattgtcctgcaacaAATTGAATTTGCATTCATTGTCctcaacgaattgaatttgttgcaagacaaaataatacttatatatatcactaatatgtgggacaaattattaatattacatcacTAGAATTGCatgacaagaatagtgtaaattataaagatagttttgaattaaaactatataaaacaagaaatgcaggacaagaatattaataacacattattagaaatgcaggacaagaatagtgtaaattattattaatagatTACTAGAAATTCAGGctaagaaatgcaggacaaagaatatttaatcatgtcgaTTAATTGCCAGATTATTTTAACGATAGATATTGTAGTCTCTAAGGACTCCAaagtttttggtctccattgagcccaactatatatatatatatatatatatatatatatatatttattgatcTTACATGTTTAACTTGGCTTGTTATTAAGTATTAGTTTggtatattattttcaataaagaatcaaattttcaatttaaatgTAACTTCAATTGAGGAAACTGCCTCGATgttatcactacaagaaaattgGCCAAAAGTCACCAATTAAAagctaaaaaaataaacaaattttttttttggtgaaaTTACCATATAAAAGCGAATGGAAGCAGCAGTGGTGGCTTATCAAATTCCACCAATTTTGGtagtatttatttagttttgacgggagattcaaaatttgaacaaaataaGAAGTGAATTggaaaaatccaaaattttataaaagcgATCAACCAGACGTTGACTTTTATATAGAAGCTACCGAAAAAATTAAAAGCTGCACTCTTAAAAGCCACCAACTTTCTGCGGTCGCTTTTGATCAAAAGCGACCGGATTTTGACGGTGACTTTTAATAGTTTTTCTTGTAGTATATATAGTAGTATATATAATGAGATAAGAAATCTCCTCCTAGCTAGTAAGTGCCTTTATGGCAAATAAGATGGTCATAATGTttgctaaaaaaaaaagatggtcATAATGTAAATCGACACTAATATTGCATTCAATTGGTTGGTACTACATGGttgatcaccaataatcaacaTTAGTGTTGTTGAATTAGTTCTTGACTTTTCCATCCCTCGAATTTTGGCCAGATATCTTGATTTATAGGCATTCTCTAAAATTATaagatagatttattttatcttattcATGATATATGGATCGCATATctagttattttaattaattttagagTTTTTAATTACTTACTCATGCTATTACATTAATTTTAACTCATGCTATTACATTAATTTTAACTCATAGGCTCAAAGTCACCCATAAGAATTGAGTTTGAGACTCCACTTGATGATAATACAGGAATTATTGATTTTGGATGTTTTgagtaaatttataattatatttaatctttttagaaatgttattacttaaaaattattaacatcttccaaaattttaatgaagtgtatatattcaattaaaaagtatatttttaaagatataaaacaaaatataattatattataattcatatttatgaCAATACTTTATCTTTTTtccatgtgtgtgtgtatttaaaaACATAATACAACTAAATAATCTTACtatactaaaaatatattaatacttTACATGCGATTGTGAAACAAATCAACATATTTCGAAAACTGAGTTTTTCTTGtaaatctttaattatttatccaATAACCGATATATATTGTAGGTAAGagaataaaagatatatatagaaaaaagtCAGAGAAatgacaaaaagaaaatgaattacCTTCTTCAATAGTCATTGAAGCTTCAATCACTATTGAAGAAGGTAATTCATTTTCTCCATCAAATGATATCTTTTAATTACAGTTCTCTATTGAAGCTTCATCTAAGCCCATGCCATAtgaatgattaatatttttctatCAACAGATATTTTGATCTATCCATCACATGATATCTTTTAGTTAcggtttttttttgataagcaaGCATTCATCCATTAAAAATACAGAAAGGGTTAAAACAAACCCCCCTCCGGGCTAAGCccaaaatccaaaattatacaaaccagagtttgaaaatttaagcataaaaaaaaactaGCGAATAAACAGACTGAAAGAAACTGAGCAAAATAACAAGGCCCAAACAATGGCCCAAGGGAAATGAAACGTCATGAGCTAGTCGATGTCCTCGAGAGCTGCATGACCATCGTTGCCACCAGCCACCGAACCAGCATTGTTTCCCCCACCAGCCTCGGCCTCCTCAACTTCATTCATCATCCATTCCTGCTGCTGCTGGAGCTGAGCTTGCTGTGCCTCATAATCCTCCTCGTCCACCACCATGAAATTCCCTGCTACAAGCCCTAACCCCATATCCAGGTGCCATAACTCACTCACACGACCAAAAGGTTCATAGATTCTTACCGGAGCAAAGCGAGTTGCAGCACCATCCTCCGCCAAGTAAGGAGCAAGGGCATTCTGACTAGCAACCATTGTCCTTTTCCTTCAGCCTTCCCAGCCTTACCCTCCTGTTGAGCTGTGGAACAAGGCTTGTGTGTCTTGGGTCCACAAACCAGCGCCAATCGTCCCATTCTCGAAGAGCCTCTGCAGCCTCAGTTTCTAGCTCAATCCGTCGGCGTCTGAGTTTGAAAGCCAACTGAAACCCTAACATGAAGGACCACAACTCATTTGCTCTAGAGTTTATGTGACCCATTGTGCCTGAGATCATTGCCAAGATCACACCATCTTCATCCCTTACTACAACACCAATGCCTGTTGTTGCCGTTTGGGAGGGGAGGATTGAAAAACACAACATGCACATTGATCTTAATGAAACCCTCTTCCGGAAGTGTCCATTCCTGTGccatactctctctctctcagtttTGTTATTATGAAGAAAAAACTCTAGATGGAAAATGAGGGGGGAAGAACACTGAGGAGGGATAAATAGCTACATTGTAATGATGAGTTGAGTCTTTTCTTCTTCCCCAAAACATAAGCTGCTCAAGAAACCATCCCCATTGGCTTGGAGAAACCCCATATATTTGGGAAAACCGCGAGAATAAATGAGGCTGCTCAGCTGAGATAAATCCAGACAAATAATTTGCTAGCTAATGATAGCCTATAAATATTAGGCATTGAAGGGGTTATTTGATTTTCTGAACATATTGGCCACTGAGAGGGttttcaattataaatataatttaaaaaactttCTTTCAACACCATGCATGTAACATATTGCCTCTATTAGCACCCTGCACCGCTAAGTCATGTGCTGCTAAGATTTTGTAGCGAGGGGAAAAAGAGAGTTTAATATCTa is a window from the Daucus carota subsp. sativus chromosome 8, DH1 v3.0, whole genome shotgun sequence genome containing:
- the LOC135148486 gene encoding vicilin Cor a 11.0101-like encodes the protein MVVAGEGGGGGFRKKMKKEGFVCFRWHLPFGGGESENNINILRHNPVESNEFGELCEVKPSDFRPLEDFDVTISFSNITQVGMSTIFFDSKAIKIFVVTNGAGQLEMACPHLAQEQGQGQQGRCGFQEGQGQQGHGGSQEQEKETRP
- the LOC108198185 gene encoding uncharacterized protein LOC108198185, which translates into the protein MNAKLRNEINSFQKQNDESLYDAWERFKELLRKCPHYGILHCIQMETFYNGLNAQTKMVVDASSNGALLSKSYNQAYEKFLKQLLPTTISGHLLELKQGKSCPSNPESVFYMGNQNKGGPYSNTYNQSWRQHPNFSWSNQGANSGTSNGNEYIIKNEASRSQTEALVQSQAASLRNLENQVGQLANELRNRPRGTLPSDTEKPIGVGNEHCKAMTFKSGKVLGNTVIDAKHDDSVEPSGNEKISDNKENENDKLHINIPLVEALEQMPNYVKFMKDILTKKRRLGEFETIALTKECSSFLQHKLPTKMKDPGSFTIPCTIGDSYCGMALCDLGASINLMPMSVFKKLGIGEVRPTTVALQLADRSLAHPEEKIEDVLVKVDKFIFPADFIVLDNEADREVPIILGRPFIATGRTLIEVQNDELTMRVQDEKVTFNFFKTIKYSDDVEDCSAITLFDELISDKLDSNFSHDPLEQLILDASQEGYDNVELLAWLDANSQVTRTRGRFESLDLSSREFKTPKPSIDEPPELELKALPYEICLFGTFFHFVYYYLC